Proteins from one Faecalibacterium sp. I3-3-33 genomic window:
- a CDS encoding ABC transporter permease, whose protein sequence is MLKRCILAENRKLHASPIWAMFFVLPILSATYGTFNYLQNLEILTDGWYSLWTQHTLFYSMLFFPAMVATYAAYLWRLEHLGHNWNLIMASPVPPLDLFAAKFAVVTKLALLTHGFVFALFVFCGKVFAHLPGLPPVTLPLFLLRGLLGALAVIAAQLVLAMVIRSFAVPIFLGLLGGITGIFISSKGHGLLWPYSLMQLGMNSNRSADALVGSYGLFAFSCIFWLGTMFLLAWLLLRREDVRA, encoded by the coding sequence ATGCTGAAACGCTGTATTCTTGCGGAGAACCGCAAACTCCACGCATCCCCCATCTGGGCAATGTTCTTTGTGCTGCCCATTCTTTCGGCCACCTATGGCACCTTCAATTATCTGCAAAATCTTGAGATCCTTACCGACGGCTGGTATAGCCTGTGGACCCAGCACACCCTGTTTTATTCCATGCTCTTCTTCCCTGCCATGGTAGCCACCTATGCTGCCTACTTGTGGCGGCTGGAACATCTGGGGCACAACTGGAACCTGATCATGGCAAGCCCCGTACCGCCGCTGGACCTGTTTGCCGCAAAGTTTGCGGTGGTGACAAAGCTGGCGCTGCTGACCCACGGTTTTGTGTTTGCACTGTTCGTGTTCTGCGGCAAGGTATTTGCCCATCTGCCCGGGCTGCCGCCGGTCACCTTACCTCTGTTTTTACTGCGGGGCCTGCTGGGTGCGTTGGCTGTCATTGCCGCACAGCTGGTGCTGGCCATGGTCATCCGCAGCTTTGCCGTACCCATTTTTCTGGGGCTGCTGGGCGGCATTACCGGCATCTTTATCAGCTCCAAGGGTCATGGGCTGTTGTGGCCCTATTCCCTGATGCAGCTCGGTATGAACTCCAACAGAAGTGCGGATGCTCTGGTGGGCAGCTACGGGCTGTTTGCCTTCAGCTGCATCTTCTGGCTAGGAACGATGTTCCTTCTGGCATGGCTGCTTTTACGCCGGGAGGATGTGCGGGCATAA
- a CDS encoding ABC transporter permease, producing MAAFRTELQKAHRRHDLALCLLIPGIVVLWVGGLAPADPEELANGYSALLYSLPVIEAILMPVMMAVLASRLWDMEIKGNTAKLLYTLQSRRSLFAGKAVFGVLEVLLVTVLELACVPVLGRVHGYTEAFPTGQLCYLFVCTLAVDAMLFFGEFLLMLWVGNPLPALCVGIVGALVGLFSAFMPPLVSYFVPFGYYIPLSAYEVANWDQATHTVTYGTRPFNWGLLAFTLALGAVLFALAWRKVQDEEV from the coding sequence ATGGCAGCTTTCCGTACAGAACTGCAAAAAGCCCACCGTCGGCACGACCTTGCTCTCTGCCTGCTCATCCCCGGCATTGTCGTTCTGTGGGTGGGCGGCCTTGCCCCGGCAGACCCGGAGGAGCTTGCCAACGGTTACAGCGCCCTGCTTTACAGCCTGCCCGTCATTGAGGCTATTCTGATGCCGGTGATGATGGCAGTGCTGGCCTCCCGGTTGTGGGATATGGAGATCAAAGGCAACACCGCCAAGCTGCTCTACACCCTGCAGAGCCGCCGAAGCCTGTTTGCAGGCAAGGCGGTCTTTGGAGTGCTGGAGGTGCTGTTGGTCACGGTGCTGGAGCTGGCCTGTGTTCCGGTGCTGGGGCGTGTCCATGGTTATACCGAAGCCTTTCCCACTGGGCAGCTATGCTATCTGTTCGTCTGCACGCTGGCTGTGGACGCAATGCTCTTCTTTGGAGAATTTCTGCTGATGCTGTGGGTAGGCAACCCCCTGCCGGCGCTCTGCGTGGGCATTGTAGGGGCGCTGGTGGGGCTGTTCTCTGCTTTTATGCCGCCGCTTGTCAGTTACTTTGTGCCCTTTGGGTACTACATCCCTCTGAGCGCCTACGAAGTGGCGAACTGGGACCAGGCCACCCACACCGTCACCTACGGCACCCGCCCCTTCAACTGGGGGCTGCTGGCCTTCACCCTTGCGCTGGGCGCTGTGCTGTTTGCCCTTGCGTGGCGCAAGGTACAGGACGAGGAGGTATAA
- a CDS encoding ABC transporter ATP-binding protein, protein MKPVIETHTLCKSYHGRPVVDHLNLTVPEGCVYGFLGPNGAGKSTTMKMLLGLVHPTGGSVELLGHTLNEANRIALLRQTGSLIESPSGYLHLTARENLSIVADLKDVDRKDISRVLEIVHLTKDADRKVGQYSLGMKQRLGIAMALLGSPKLLILDEPTNGLDPAGIQEMRSLIASMPQTTGATVLISSHLLGEIEQMVDQVGILNHGKLLFEGSLQQLQKHSRGGILLRVLDAPKAAAVLQQQGVKAAAPADQPDTLQLPPLPDEALAALVCTLAESGVGVVGLTAQTKSLEDIFLSLTQTSGEVA, encoded by the coding sequence ATGAAACCTGTGATCGAGACCCATACCCTTTGCAAAAGCTACCATGGCCGTCCGGTGGTGGATCATTTGAATCTGACTGTCCCGGAGGGCTGTGTTTACGGCTTTTTAGGCCCCAACGGTGCGGGCAAATCCACCACCATGAAGATGCTGTTGGGGCTTGTGCACCCCACCGGTGGCAGTGTGGAACTGCTGGGGCACACCCTGAACGAAGCAAACCGCATTGCCCTGCTGCGGCAGACCGGCAGCCTGATCGAATCCCCCTCCGGTTACCTGCACCTGACTGCCCGGGAAAACCTTTCCATCGTGGCTGACCTGAAGGATGTGGACCGGAAGGACATCAGCCGGGTGCTGGAGATCGTGCACCTGACCAAGGACGCTGACCGAAAGGTTGGGCAGTATTCCCTTGGCATGAAACAGCGGCTGGGCATTGCCATGGCGCTGCTGGGCAGCCCCAAGCTGCTGATCTTGGACGAACCTACGAATGGTCTGGACCCGGCAGGCATTCAGGAGATGCGCAGTCTGATTGCTTCCATGCCCCAGACCACCGGAGCCACCGTGCTGATCTCCAGCCACCTGCTGGGCGAGATCGAGCAGATGGTGGATCAGGTGGGCATCCTGAACCACGGCAAGCTGCTGTTTGAGGGCTCCTTGCAGCAGCTGCAAAAGCACAGCCGGGGCGGCATTCTGCTGCGGGTGCTGGACGCACCCAAAGCCGCAGCCGTCCTGCAGCAGCAGGGAGTAAAAGCCGCTGCACCGGCAGACCAGCCGGACACCCTGCAGCTGCCCCCGCTGCCGGACGAAGCGCTGGCGGCGCTGGTCTGTACCCTTGCCGAAAGCGGCGTGGGTGTGGTTGGCCTGACGGCCCAGACAAAGAGCCTTGAGGACATCTTCCTCAGCCTGACCCAGACCAGCGGGGAGGTGGCGTAA
- a CDS encoding sensor histidine kinase gives MVLDDVGNIRWSYDLPQELNRAYTPGDIARFARWYLADYPVFCWTEPYGLFVIGLPKGSLWKYSIYSSPDFALSMVRVLPAAALGMLLLGLVLCFWLSWRGAKRLETVANGLDALAQGQTVRLSTDGFAGELAEKLNQTGAQLQAKNEMLSRRDNARTQWIAGVSHDVRTPLALILGWAEQLEQDALLPDSSRQKATGIRTQCEKLRTLIDDLNLTSKLEYGAQPLRRKDLRAGPLFRQMVAQFCESPLAEHCEITLEQEEPAEQTVLSVDEALLARLLENLMNNSVRHNPKPVNITVHTRRVGERFCLTVADDGIGYPAAVLAALNAAEPAENAPHILGLYVVQQIAAAHGGRAVFGQNTPCGAKTTVWLPGRA, from the coding sequence ATGGTACTGGACGATGTGGGAAACATCCGCTGGAGCTACGACCTGCCGCAGGAGCTGAACCGTGCCTACACGCCCGGCGATATCGCCAGATTTGCCCGCTGGTATCTGGCGGATTACCCGGTGTTCTGCTGGACAGAACCCTACGGACTGTTCGTCATCGGGCTGCCAAAGGGGAGCCTGTGGAAGTACAGCATTTACAGCTCACCGGACTTTGCCCTGAGCATGGTGCGGGTGCTCCCGGCAGCAGCGCTGGGAATGCTGCTGCTGGGGCTGGTGCTCTGCTTCTGGCTGAGTTGGCGGGGGGCAAAGCGGCTGGAGACCGTGGCAAACGGTCTGGATGCTCTGGCGCAGGGGCAGACCGTCCGACTGTCTACCGACGGTTTTGCCGGGGAACTGGCAGAAAAGCTGAACCAGACCGGGGCGCAGCTGCAAGCCAAAAATGAGATGCTTTCCCGGCGGGACAACGCCCGCACCCAGTGGATCGCAGGGGTCAGCCATGACGTGCGCACCCCGCTGGCGCTCATCTTAGGCTGGGCGGAGCAGCTGGAACAGGATGCACTTTTGCCGGACAGTTCCCGGCAGAAAGCGACCGGCATCCGCACCCAGTGCGAAAAGCTGCGCACTCTCATTGATGACCTGAACCTGACCAGTAAGCTGGAATACGGTGCCCAACCCCTGCGCCGGAAAGACCTCCGGGCAGGGCCGCTGTTCCGGCAGATGGTGGCGCAGTTTTGCGAAAGCCCGCTGGCAGAGCACTGCGAGATCACACTGGAACAGGAAGAACCGGCAGAGCAGACAGTGCTTTCGGTAGATGAGGCGCTGCTGGCACGGCTGCTGGAAAACCTGATGAACAACAGCGTCCGGCATAACCCAAAGCCGGTGAATATTACCGTGCACACCCGGCGGGTAGGGGAGCGCTTCTGCCTGACCGTAGCGGATGACGGCATCGGCTATCCGGCTGCCGTTCTTGCGGCGCTGAACGCTGCGGAGCCTGCCGAAAATGCGCCTCATATCCTTGGCCTGTATGTAGTGCAGCAGATCGCCGCCGCCCATGGCGGCAGGGCAGTGTTCGGGCAGAACACCCCCTGCGGGGCAAAAACAACGGTCTGGCTGCCCGGCCGGGCGTGA
- a CDS encoding RluA family pseudouridine synthase has translation MKQFTATANDDGVRLSRFVQSVTRDFPTSLLYKSFRNKRVKVNGKKAAPEYRLQAGDLIELYINDEFFPPEGAKPVQKTAPKKQPNQPKVTVIYEDENLAVLYKPTHLLCHSDRTGDANLVDAFTQYLTQKGEYDPHGENRFKPGICNRLDRGTEGLVIAAKNYTALRDMNEIIRTDLLKKEYYTITVGIPQSGRFTAWWEHDEKNNKVSIHAHQSQDERRKQIITDVDVLRTAGPFALCKIGLVTGRTHQIRAHLAYLGKPVLGDIKYGNRKMNERTGTKTQALCAVRISFLDVPEENTLHYLSGKVIKLKDPQILQQFDALDKNKEA, from the coding sequence ATGAAACAATTTACTGCCACCGCCAACGATGACGGCGTGCGTCTTTCGCGCTTTGTGCAGAGCGTGACCCGCGATTTTCCAACCAGTCTGCTGTACAAGAGTTTCCGCAACAAGCGGGTGAAGGTGAACGGCAAAAAGGCCGCGCCGGAGTACCGTTTGCAGGCGGGGGATCTAATCGAGCTGTACATCAACGACGAGTTTTTCCCGCCCGAGGGTGCAAAGCCGGTGCAGAAAACTGCCCCCAAAAAGCAGCCCAATCAGCCCAAGGTGACCGTCATCTACGAGGACGAGAACCTTGCAGTGCTGTACAAACCCACCCATCTGCTGTGCCACAGCGACCGCACCGGCGATGCCAATCTGGTGGACGCGTTTACCCAGTACCTGACCCAGAAGGGTGAATACGACCCCCACGGTGAGAACCGCTTCAAGCCCGGCATCTGCAACCGGCTGGACCGCGGCACCGAGGGTCTGGTGATCGCTGCCAAGAACTACACCGCCCTGCGGGACATGAACGAGATCATCCGCACCGACCTGCTGAAAAAGGAATACTACACCATCACGGTGGGCATCCCGCAGTCCGGGCGGTTCACCGCATGGTGGGAGCACGACGAGAAGAACAACAAGGTCAGCATCCACGCCCATCAATCCCAGGACGAACGCCGCAAGCAGATCATCACGGATGTGGACGTGCTGCGCACCGCAGGCCCCTTTGCCCTGTGCAAAATTGGCCTTGTCACCGGGCGCACCCACCAGATCCGCGCCCATCTGGCCTATCTGGGCAAGCCGGTGCTGGGCGATATCAAATACGGCAACCGCAAAATGAACGAGCGCACCGGCACCAAGACACAGGCGCTGTGCGCTGTGCGCATCAGCTTTCTGGATGTGCCGGAGGAAAACACCCTGCACTACCTCTCCGGCAAGGTCATCAAACTGAAAGACCCGCAGATCTTACAGCAGTTTGATGCACTGGACAAAAACAAAGAAGCATAA